The genomic interval ACGCCGAGCATTTCGACGCCAGCCGCGACCGCCACCCCGAACTGGCGACGCACCTGCGGCTGGCCGATCTGGTGGTGCTGAACAAGGCCGATCGAGTACCCGTCGAGCGGCTGACCAGGCTGCGGCAGGAGATCACCGAACTGGTGGGCGCGGTGCCCGTGTACGCGACCACTCGCGGCCGCATCGACCCGCGATTGCTGTTCGACCCGCCGCGCTCCGGGACGGCACCGGTGGCCGAGCAGCTCAGCTTCGACGAACTACTGGCCGAGGACCACGACCACGACGTCCCCGGCCACCACCACCTGCACGACGACTACGACAGCGTATCCTTCACCAGTACAACAGATCTCGACCCGCGCCGCCTGGTCGACTTTCTCGAGGACCCGCCCCCGGGCCTGTTCCGCGCCAAGGGCTGCACCGCATTCGGTGTCCGAGACGAACGACGCAAGTTCGTGCTGCACGTCGTCGGCCGCCACGTGGTCTTCGAACCCGCGCCCTGGGAACGCGGCGAAACCCGCGAAACCCACTTGGTATTGATAGGTTCCGGCATGGACACCGCCACGGCCACCGCCCGCCTGCACGACACGGTCCACGCCGCCCCCGAACCCCTCGACAACCAAGCGATGCTCCCGGTCTGGCGCTACGTCTCCCGCGACCTCGACGCCGCCGACCCCAGCGACCCCGAAGACATCGAGAACGCCTGGGCCGCTACCGCTTTCGGCTTGCCGGACGATCCCGAGTAGCGTCCGCCCATGCGCCGCGACAGCGATCGGCGGCGTGGCCGCGCTCCTGTCACATCGCCCCGGTGAAGCCATCCCAGGCGCTCCCCGCGTCGGGGGCGTCATCGCGCTGGGCGGTTGCCTGGATGAGGCCGTAGGGGCGGTCGGCGGCGTGGAAGACCTCGTTGGAGTTGTCGATGCCGAATCGTTCGAGGTCGTAGGAGAAGTGGTGTCTGTTCGGCGCCGACAGCCGGATCTCGGCCAGGCACGGATATGCCCGCAGTGCCGCGCTGCCCATGTCGAACAGCGTCTGCTGCAACGCTTTCGACTGCAGTAGTGCGAACCGCTCGATGAGCACGGCCTTGATTCCCGCGTAGGCGGCGTCCCAATCCGCTGGTGGCGCGGCGAATCGCCACCGTGCCACCAGGCTGGTGGCCATCATCCGGTCGTGCGTCGGCTCCAGCACGGTGAACTCGTCGGTGTGGAAGCCCGCGAACTCCGACCCCGTCGACTTCAGCAGCACCAGATCCTTGATGCCGCCGATCACCCATTCGCGTCGCCGGGATCCCTTGCCCTGCACGGTGATCGCCGCAGTACGCACCTCCGGGCCGCGACGTGTCCAGGTGTGGTCGTGGGGGCGGCCGTCGGCGTGCGCGCGCTCCCAGGCGTACTCCTCGATCTCGAGGCGCGCCGACTCGACGGGCTCGATGTCGTCGACGAAATGCCGTGCGAGCGCCAGCCCGTAGTCCTCGATGCTGCCCGCTCCATGGGTTTTCGCGTACGCGTAGATGGTCTGCTTCTGCGAGTCGGTGGGCAGCACCGTGCCCTGATCGCCCGCGGTGTGCGCGGGCTCGAACGCGCCGCGCAGGCACGAGGACACGTTGAGGTCGCGAATCTCGTGCCGGGCGGTGTCGCGGTAGATGCGTACCACGCGGTTCTCGGCCTTACCGTACTGATGGGGCCCCAGCACGATCCTGCCGGTCAGATCGGTCATGGTCACTCCTGTGTCGTGCGGTGGTTTCCCACAGTGGACCATTGCCGCCGGCCGCGTGCCCGGCGACGGGCCGGTATCACAGTGACCTAGGAGCGCATCTGCTCGGTGAGCGCCGCCTCGAATTCGTCCAGGCACACGCCCGCCCCGGCCAGCTCGCGGATCGCCAGGCACTCGCGGTTGCGCAGCAGTGCCAGCTGCAGATGTTCGACGCCGATGTAGTCGTGGCCGAAGCGCCGGGCCAGATCGCCGGCCGCGCCGACGATCCGGTTCCGGTTGGCCGCGGGCTCATAGGCATCGGACCGCATCGCCGAGCGCAACGTCTCGGCGATCTCGCGGGGCTCGCCGCCGAGGCTGCCGAGCACATGCACCGGTACCGCGTCCGGATTGTCGAGAATGGCCAGCTGGAGATGCTCCGGGCCGATGTAGTCGTGGCCGCGTTCGCGCGCGACGGCTTGGGCGTAGCCGAACACCCAGTTGGTCCGCGGGGTGAGGGTCAGGGCTGCGTCCGGCTGCGTCATCCGTTGATCATTACGGTGAGCGCGGATTCCGGACAAGCACTTTCACATTCAGCCGCAGGCGTCGACCCACTCGGACATGCCGTCGGCGAACAACTGGCGTTTCCAGATGGGCACCTCGTGCTTGATCCGGTCCACCAATTCGGCGCAGGTGGCGAAGGCCTCGGCGCGGTGCGGGGCGGCCACCGCGACGGCGATGGCGAGATCGCCGATGGTGAGCGATCCGACCCGGTGGACCGCCGCGACCGGCAGGCCCGCCGTGGCCGCGACATCGGCGCAGACCCGGCGCAGGAAGGTCTCGGCCTGCGGGTGCGCGGAGTACTCCAGGGCCGAAACCGCCTGGCCGCCATCATGATTGCGCACCATGCCGGTGAACACGACGACCGCGCCGTGTTCGGGACCGATCACCGCCCGCTCCACCTCGGCCGGGTCCAGTGGCCGGTCGCTGATCGCGGTGAGCCGAACCTCGTCACTCATGACTGCCTCCTCCGGCCACCTGGGCCAGCAGATGATCCAGCAGCGGTTCCAGAACGCCGATGCCGTCGCGTACGCCGCCGGGGGAGCCGGGCAGATTCACGATCACCGACCGCCCCGCGAGCCCCGCGACGCCGCGACTCAGCGCGGCCAGCGGGAAGGTCGCGGTGCCCGCCAGCCGGACCGCCTCGGCCACCCCGGGCAGTTGCCGGTCCAGCACGGCCAGGGTCGCTTCGGGCGTCGCGTCGGTGGGGGAGGCGCCGGTGCCGCCCGTCGTGATCACCAGGCCCGGCTCGCCGGACAGCGCGTCCGCCAGCCCGGCCGCGATCTCGGCATCCGCGTACACCAGCGGCCCGCGCACCGAGAACCCTTTGCCCGCAAGCCATTCCACCAGCACCGGCCCGGTCTTGTCGACGCGCGTCCCGCCCGCCACCCCGGTCGAGGCCACCACAACCACCGCCGTCCGCGTGCCCTCGATGGAGGTGCCGCCACTCACGCGCTGTGGATCGTGACTGCCGGACCCGGACTCCGAGAACGGCGACGGAAACGTTGGGGACGAGCCGGATTTCGCGCCATGGACGGATGCCGCGGCGGCCCGGTCCGGAGGTCCGGGGCGTGCTGCGTGGTCCGCCCGTTCCCAATGGCCGTGCTTGCCGCCGTCTTTGGTCAGCAGCCGCACGCCGGTGAGTACCGCTGCCGGGTCGACGGCCTTCACCATGTCGTGCAGGGTCAGCCCGGCGACGGCGACGGCGGTGAGCGCTTCCATCTCGACTCCGGTGGGGCCCTTGGTCTTCGCGGTCGCCTCGATGGTGATGGCGTCGGCGGTGAAGCCGAAGTGCACGTCCACGGATGACAGCGCCAGCTGATGACACAGCGGGATCAGCTCGGAGGTCTTCTTCGCGCCCCCGATACCGGCGATGCGCGCGGTCGCCAGTACGTCGGCCTTCGGCATGTCGTCGGCCCGCACCAGTCGCACCACCTCGGCCGTGGTGCGCAACTCGCCCGCCGCGACCGCGGTGCGGGCGGTGTCGCGCTTGGCGCTCACGTCGACCATCCGCGCGCGACCTTCGGAATCGACATGCGACAGCGCGGAATCGGGCGATGACTGCTCGCTCATAGCTCCCAGACTTTCACGGTCGAACCCGCCGCCAGCTCGGTGACCTCGGCGGGAATTTCGATCAGCACATCGGCCTGCGCCATCGCCGCGATGAGATGAGATCCGGGCCCCGAGGTCGGCGCCACCCCGCCGGGCTCGAGCCGGCCGCGCAGGAACTGCCGCCGCCCCGCCGGGGACCGCACCGAATCACGCAGCGGCACATCATGTTTCGGTACGGGTGGCAGACCGGACAGCTCACGCAGAATGGGCCGGGCGAACACCTCGAACGACACCATGGTGCTCACCGGATTGCCGGGAAAACTCAGCACCGGCACACCCTCCACCACCGAGAGTCCTTGCGGCCCACCGGGCTGCATCGCTACCGAGCCGAATTCGCCGCCGATACCGGCCAATACGTCCTTGACGACCTCGAAATCGCCCTTGGACACCCCACCCGAGGTGAACACGACATCCGCCGCCCGGGTCGCCGCACCCAGCTTGCGGCGGAATTCGCCGGGATCGTCGGTACTGTGCTCGATCGACACCACCTCGACGCCGTTGGCGGCCAGCGCCGCGCCCAGCGCGATGCCGTTGGAGTTGTAGATCTGCCCGGGCCGCAACGGTTTTCCCGCGGGCATCAACTCGTCGCCCGT from Nocardia wallacei carries:
- a CDS encoding CobW family GTP-binding protein, which codes for MADRRIPVLVVAGYLGAGKTTLLNHLLRQREARIGVVVNDFGAVNIDAMLVAGQVDAMVSLGNGCVCCAVDVTELDGLFARLAEPRNRIDVIVVEASGLAEPRNLIRMVVGSDNPRIRYGGLVEVVDAEHFDASRDRHPELATHLRLADLVVLNKADRVPVERLTRLRQEITELVGAVPVYATTRGRIDPRLLFDPPRSGTAPVAEQLSFDELLAEDHDHDVPGHHHLHDDYDSVSFTSTTDLDPRRLVDFLEDPPPGLFRAKGCTAFGVRDERRKFVLHVVGRHVVFEPAPWERGETRETHLVLIGSGMDTATATARLHDTVHAAPEPLDNQAMLPVWRYVSRDLDAADPSDPEDIENAWAATAFGLPDDPE
- the pucL gene encoding factor-independent urate hydroxylase: MTDLTGRIVLGPHQYGKAENRVVRIYRDTARHEIRDLNVSSCLRGAFEPAHTAGDQGTVLPTDSQKQTIYAYAKTHGAGSIEDYGLALARHFVDDIEPVESARLEIEEYAWERAHADGRPHDHTWTRRGPEVRTAAITVQGKGSRRREWVIGGIKDLVLLKSTGSEFAGFHTDEFTVLEPTHDRMMATSLVARWRFAAPPADWDAAYAGIKAVLIERFALLQSKALQQTLFDMGSAALRAYPCLAEIRLSAPNRHHFSYDLERFGIDNSNEVFHAADRPYGLIQATAQRDDAPDAGSAWDGFTGAM
- a CDS encoding Clp protease N-terminal domain-containing protein, with protein sequence MTQPDAALTLTPRTNWVFGYAQAVARERGHDYIGPEHLQLAILDNPDAVPVHVLGSLGGEPREIAETLRSAMRSDAYEPAANRNRIVGAAGDLARRFGHDYIGVEHLQLALLRNRECLAIRELAGAGVCLDEFEAALTEQMRS
- a CDS encoding molybdenum cofactor biosynthesis protein MoaE, which codes for MSDEVRLTAISDRPLDPAEVERAVIGPEHGAVVVFTGMVRNHDGGQAVSALEYSAHPQAETFLRRVCADVAATAGLPVAAVHRVGSLTIGDLAIAVAVAAPHRAEAFATCAELVDRIKHEVPIWKRQLFADGMSEWVDACG
- the moaCB gene encoding bifunctional molybdenum cofactor biosynthesis protein MoaC/MoaB; the encoded protein is MSEQSSPDSALSHVDSEGRARMVDVSAKRDTARTAVAAGELRTTAEVVRLVRADDMPKADVLATARIAGIGGAKKTSELIPLCHQLALSSVDVHFGFTADAITIEATAKTKGPTGVEMEALTAVAVAGLTLHDMVKAVDPAAVLTGVRLLTKDGGKHGHWERADHAARPGPPDRAAAASVHGAKSGSSPTFPSPFSESGSGSHDPQRVSGGTSIEGTRTAVVVVASTGVAGGTRVDKTGPVLVEWLAGKGFSVRGPLVYADAEIAAGLADALSGEPGLVITTGGTGASPTDATPEATLAVLDRQLPGVAEAVRLAGTATFPLAALSRGVAGLAGRSVIVNLPGSPGGVRDGIGVLEPLLDHLLAQVAGGGSHE
- the glp gene encoding gephyrin-like molybdotransferase Glp — translated: MTARPATTSARSVEEHRDRVEQLLRPLAARDVEDAGTAEALGRRLAEEVRAPVDLPVFRNSGMDGYAVRAESVAVTPVTLPLAGIVAAGQPGQAPLPPGAAMKVMTGAPIPPGADCVVPVEDTRAGDGTVTIERGRKTGDFVREPGTDVHAGDLLVPAGTLLAPRHIAALAAVGLATLPVFRRVAAAVLTTGDELMPAGKPLRPGQIYNSNGIALGAALAANGVEVVSIEHSTDDPGEFRRKLGAATRAADVVFTSGGVSKGDFEVVKDVLAGIGGEFGSVAMQPGGPQGLSVVEGVPVLSFPGNPVSTMVSFEVFARPILRELSGLPPVPKHDVPLRDSVRSPAGRRQFLRGRLEPGGVAPTSGPGSHLIAAMAQADVLIEIPAEVTELAAGSTVKVWEL